From the Diospyros lotus cultivar Yz01 chromosome 13, ASM1463336v1, whole genome shotgun sequence genome, one window contains:
- the LOC127787860 gene encoding uncharacterized protein LOC127787860, giving the protein MDGDTELYQHLHKLAAINSEEQLESLFVTLWRTRKTGVSPSEKASLQSLLNLQAAGQLDPVLACLRSLTRKCVHENFSSADILKLFPPDLPLGLQNILIMLFQKYQSQWKEEMTREQHPLPRTSVSHLLNADLPTFPSSDMLASPWPRQDNPIAAITADSSISNMASIPPQCDAGPTDNLVILPRLKSMTWKLEHQSKTSPNRVAVITLKLQDYTKSPSGQMEVKFQLTRDSLEAVLRSMTYISEQLSSLVGSSTGPLQKKQKQ; this is encoded by the exons ATGGACGGAGACACAGAGCTGTACCAGCATCTGCACAAACTAGCTGCGATAAACTCGGAAGAGCAGCTGGAAAGCCTTTTCGTTACCCTGTGGAGAACCCGCAAAACCGGAGTCTCCCCTTCCGAGAAGGCTTCTCTTCAGTCTCTCCTCAATCTTCAAGCGGCCGGCCAACTCGATCCT GTTTTGGCATGCCTTCGTTCACTTACCAGAAAATGTGTACATGAGAATTTCTCCAGTGCTGATATTTTGAAGCTATTTCCACCTGATCTGCCTCTTGGTTTGCAAAACATTCTTATTATGTTATTCCAGAAATATCAGAGCCAGTGGAAAGAGGAAATGACCAGAGAGCAG CATCCATTGCCAAGGACTAGTGTCTCCCACCTGTTAAATGCGGATTTGCCAACTTTCCCCTCATCAGACATGCTTGCGTCACCGTGGCCTAGGCAAGACAATCCTATTGCAGCAATCACTGCTGATTCTAGTATATCAAATATGGCTTCAATCCCTCCACAATGTGATGCTGGTCCTACTGATAATCTG GTAATTCTACCCCGACTCAAGTCAATGACATGGAAATTGGAGCATCAGAGCAAAACATCACCTAATAGAGTTGCTGTCATTACTCTAAAG TTGCAGGATTATACCAAGTCTCCTTCAGGACAGATGGAGGTGAAGTTTCAGCTTACTAGAGACTCCCTTGAAGCTGTGTTAAGATCAATGACTTATATAAGTGAACAACTATCGAGTCTT GTTGGATCTTCTACGGGGCCATTGCAGAAGAAACAGAAGCAGTAG
- the LOC127788628 gene encoding uncharacterized protein LOC127788628 isoform X1, with protein sequence MGPEMFRFGVQMRKVVILSIRTCFRSVRNHPFLVAVMFMLFLLYRSFPFLFSLLVSASPVLVCTAILLGTLLSFGQPNIPEIEKEEKVTHEIVSLKTGTQSDASVVERDESFAVERYTSKKRDLDENSIGEASSVGDMVSEVNRSDSGLVYSAALIHENSREIQFEKKVIDEGERELSDSGFERKAEMSEEKLDKRVILENQYSQIRSVEDENGYLSNDRSPVGSIDSRMADRADSTPGSLWKRVDDEEEVDDGSSETGSDRAESSSPDASMADIIPMLDELHPLLDEDVPQPVHVSHDGSDAGSEQLQKSSNGTNESDEDSENHEEEVGDEHDDGDEEEEERCDGKDVATKSAITWTEDDQKNLMDLGTSELERNQRLENLIARRRARRMMTEKNLIDLDSTDLPFNIAPISTIRRNPFDLPYDSNDNMGLPPIPGSAPSILLQRRNPFDIPYDSSEEKPDLTGDSFQQEFTTFAPKEMLFRRHESFNVGPSLFGPPRQEKQEIKLKPYFVAEKFVSEGTSYSSFQRQMSDLSESKVSSVPETDSVCSVGDQDDKKLSEGDFSQEAELMSDVENPAEHVGHGSESSEDFDVVELGQVENTGIEHDELEIKLGDVENHPEVVSDFFGARDEANLGEHDTAESHLTALADEVNYSSRSSSSSLSEVHERIFDEKENEGHKRMFDEKENEVDEKIFKEKENDVSSGMETKTVTITESSISIQSLLEELDINAAVGLVVGSQPKEPVYDLSPQAVQKNLLSSSISSNMQVETSEKSFTPILLERTVSFGDKEPEVSNQSIKMDSPSNNQISVDSSQVHLEDNSDKESEVINQSIKVDNPSSEQISGDLSQVHPEDKYEQSTSVVTEKAEDVILNHGFSRDGQNLDTANASIVPEFLAESVSNNLNPSSDSEAVEDHLIYQDGSYHHEQVPSSSINIDTDVATDKVEGDNVDSVALNSEYKSSGDLTSTIMNNEQPMVVSEQVSDIHPVASSCENECIEEHPVNKEVVLQVTQDQIHSSSSDANFHVGILQDANDDILSTHSESVSEVKPVYELDKAQPSSDKAVVEFSSENHHELVDESIIHVMHTVEVGADSNFDASEVQPNEVSSSVCSLLTHEPSFLTSEVSESRSTTALVDLNDSTLDLIENPDYGLKVKTFNFLVEAIGSEVQEQAFIEEEDEIKEIDEGLLVELDSVGDFSVKNLGSNLDEIESNRLPGGEINSEMPLVEARSMNDIDSIFKNTSPLMKIEAEVTQQGQIKEESNSVMPSPETRSLEGVDASCRQISEEETKMPVVVESLNAKLIPEGTQTVRSDHGSSHKDSDMTATEMELSVVEARSIEDIEFSFKQLHNIEGESISSSVDDRPTYVEPMDPAKPNSDLHVERERIMSPVDYSSSVVEQEDPTETNPDLHAFEVRSLEDADMALKLSSNDNIDRLLKSDSEDGSAKRETDEVGSKTTESSTKEPGVSQSCTSTPEPDYGAETSGYISLSRSDDKSEKAKSRKPHSSSSSSSSSSDSV encoded by the exons ATGGGTCCTGAGATGTTCAGGTTTGGAGTTCAAATGAGAAAAGTCGTGATCTTGTCGATCAGAACTTGTTTTCGATCAGTTCGGAATCATCCATTTCTTGTTGCTGTGatgtttatgttgtttttaCTGTACAGATCGTTTCCCTTTCTGTTTTCCCTTTTAGTTTCAGCTTCGCCTGTTCTTGTTTGCACTGCTATTTTGCTTGGAACTCTTTTGAGTTTCGGGCAGCCAAATATACCCGAAattgagaaggaagagaaggtgACTCATGAGATTGTGTCACTTAAAACTGGGACTCAGAGTGATGCCTCTGTAGTTGAGAGAGATGAGAGCTTTGCGGTGGAGAGGTACACTTCGAAGAAGAGGGATTTAGATGAGAATTCGATTGGGGAAGCAAGTTCAGTTGGGGATATGGTCAGTGAAGTTAATAGAAGTGATAGTGGTTTGGTTTATAGTGCCGCATTGATCCATGAGAATTCCCGGGAGATTCAGTTTGAGAAGAAGGTAATTGATGAAGGGGAAAGGGAGTTAAGTGATTCAGGATTCGAAAGGAAGGCTGAAATGAGTGAAGAGAAACTTGACAAACGGGTGATTCTTGAGAATCAGTACTCTCAAATTCGTAGTGTGGAAGATGAAAATGGTTACTTGAGTAATGACAGATCACCGGTGGGATCTATAGATTCTCGGATGGCAGATCGGGCAGACTCTACCCCAGGTTCACTGTGGAAACGAGTTGATGATGAAGAGGAAGTGGATGATGGGTCTTCAGAAACGGGGTCTGATCGGGCTGAGAGTTCTTCGCCTGATGCTTCGATGGCTGACATCATTCCAATGCTTGATGAGCTCCACCCTCTTTTAGATGAAGACGTTCCTCAACCTGTTCATGTGTCTCATGATGGCTCCGATGCTGGTTCGGAGCAGCTCCAGAAATCTAGCAATGGCACCAATGAATCTGATGAGGATAGTGAAAACCATGAAGAGGAAGTTGGTGATGAACATGATGATGGGgatgaagaggaggaagaaagatgtGATGGCAAAGATGTTGCAACAAAATCTGCAATTACCTGGACAGAGGATGACCAGAAGAATCTCATGGATTTGGGGACTTCTGAGTTGGAAAGGAACCAACGATTGGAGAATCTTATAGCCAGAAGAAGGGCACGAAGGATGATGACTGAGAAGAACTTGATAGACTTAGATAGTACTGATCTTCCCTTCAATATCGCGCCTATTTCAACTATAAGACGTAATCCTTTCGATCTTCCTTATGATTCTAATGACAACATGGGGTTACCGCCCATTCCAGGGTCTGCCCCTTCCATCTTGTTACAAAGACGAAACCCATTTGATATTCCTTATGACTCGAGTGAAGAGAAGCCTGATCTTACTGGAGATAGTTTTCAACAAGAGTTTACTACATTTGCTCCTAAGGAGATGCTCTTCCGCAGGCATGAAAGTTTTAATGTGGGACCATCGCTGTTTGGGCCTCCCAGGCAGGAGAAGCAAGAGATCAAGCTAAAACCTTATTTTGTAGCAGAAAAGTTTGTTTCAGAAGGGACAAGCTATTCCTCCTTCCAAAGACAAATGAGTGATCTTAGTGAGTCCAAAGTGAGTTCTGTTCCTGAAACGGATTCTGTGTGTTCTGTTGGGGACCAGGACGATAAGAAGCTTTCTGAAGGTGATTTTTCTCAGGAAGCAGAGTTGATGTCTGATGTAGAGAACCCTGCTGAGCATGTTGGACATGGAAGtgaatcctctgaagattttgATGTTGTGGAATTAGGCCAAGTTGAGAATACAGGCATTGAACATGATgagctggaaattaaattgggggATGTTGAAAATCATCCTGAAGTGGTGTCTGACTTTTTCGGGGCAAGAGATGAAGCTAATCTTGGAGAACATGACACAGCTGAAAGTCATTTGACTGCATTAGCTGATGAGGTTAATTACAGTAGTAGATCAAGCTCATCGTCATTGTCAGAAGTACATGAAAGGATCTTTGATgagaaggaaaatgaaggaCACAAAAGGATGTTTGATGAGAAAGAGAATGAAGTGGATGAAAAGATCtttaaggagaaagaaaatgatgtaTCCTCAGGCATGGAGACTAAAACAGTAACTATTACTGAGAGTAGCATATCAATTCAATCTTTGTTGGAAGAGTTAGACATCAATGCTGCTGTAGGCTTGGTGGTTGGCAGTCAACCAAAGGAGCCTGTTTATGACTTGAGCCCGCAGGCAGTTCAGAAGAATCTCTTGTCTTCGTCCATTTCCTCCAACATGCAAGTAGAAACATCTGAAAAGTCCTTTACACCAATATTGCTTGAAAGAACAGTGTCTTTTGGAGATAAGGAACCTGAAGTGAGTAATCAGAGCATAAAAATGGATTCTCCTAGCAACAACCAGATTTCGGTAGACTCATCACAGGTACATCTAGAGGATAATTCAGATAAAGAATCTGAAGTGATTAATCAGAGCATAAAAGTGGATAATCCTAGCAGTGAACAGATTTCAGGAGACTTATCGCAAGTACATCCAGAGGATAAATATGAGCAAAGTACAAGTGTAGTAACAGAGAAAGCTGAGGATGTTATTTTGAATCATGGGTTCTCTAGAGACGGCCAAAACTTGGACACGGCAAATGCATCAATAGTTCCAGAATTTCTTGCTGAGTCtgtttcaaataatttaaatccaTCTTCAGACTCTGAAGCAGTGGAGGACCATCTGATTTATCAAGATGGAAGTTATCATCACGAACAAGTACCCTCATCGAGCATTAATATAGATACTGATGTTGCCACTGACAAAGTTGAGGGTGACAATGTGGATTCTGTGGCTCTTAATTCTGAGTACAAGTCTTCTGGAGATTTGACTTCCACTATTATGAATAATGAACAGCCTATGGTGGTTTCTGAGCAAGTTTCTGATATCCATCCTGTTGCATCTTCTTGTGAAAATGAATGCATAGAAGAGCATCCAGTCAATAAAGAAGTAGTTCTTCAGGTTACACAAGATCAAATCCACTCATCAAGCTCTGATGCAAATTTCCATGTTGGCATCCTCCAAGATGCAAATGATGATATATTGTCCACACATTCAGAATCTGTTTCTGAAGTAAAGCCTGTGTATGAGTTGGATAAAGCACAGCCCTCATCAGACAAAGCTGTGGTGGAATTTTCTTCTGAAAATCATCATGAATTGGTA GATGAGTCAATTATCCACGTGATGCATACTGTGGAAGTTGGGGCTGACAGCAATTTTGATGCTTCTGAAGTCCAGCCAAATGAAGTTTCATCAAGTGTCTGCTCTCTTTTAACTCATGAACCTAGCTTCTTGACATCTGAGGTTTCTGAAAGCAGATCAACGACAGCTTTAGTTGATTTAAATGACAGTACCCTTGATCTGATTGAAAATCCAGACTATGGTTTGAAAGTTAagacattcaattttttagtggAAGCAATTGGTTCCGAGGTTCAGGAGCAGGCCTTCATTGAAGAGGAAGATGAGATCAAGGAGATAGATGAAGGGTTATTGGTGGAACTGGATTCTGTTGGAGACTTTAGTGTTAAAAATTTGGGATCAAACTTGGATGAGATTGAAAGTAACAGGCTTCCTGGTGGAGAGATAAACTCTGAGATGCCTCTTGTTGAAGCACGATCAATGAATGATATTGATTCCATTTTTAAGAACACCAGCCCACTAATGAAAATTGAAGCTGAAGTTACACAGCAGGGTCAAATTAAGGAAGAGAGCAATTCTGTAATGCCATCACCTGAAACAAGGTCCCTTGAAGGTGTTGATGCATCTTGCAGGCAAATCAGTGAAGAAGAAACCAAAATGCCTGTTGTTGTGGAGTCGCTTAATGCTAAGCTGATACCTGAAGGAACACAGACTGTGCGTTCTGACCATGGGTCATCCCACAAAGATTCAGACATGACAGCGACCGAGATGGAGTTGTCCGTTGTTGAAGCAAGATCAATAGAGGATATTGAGTTTTCCTTTAAACAGCTCCATAACATTGAGGGAGAGAGTATTTCCAGTTCAGTTGATGATAGGCCCACTTATGTAGAACCCATGGACCCGGCAAAACCCAATTCAGACCTGCATGTTGAAAGAGAAAGAATCATGAGTCCAGTTGATTACAGTTCCAGTGTTGTAGAACAAGAGGATCCAACAGAAACCAATCCAGACTTGCATGCTTTTGAAGTAAGATCGCTTGAAGATGCTGATATGGCTCTAAAGCTATCCTCAAATGATAACATAGACAGGCTGCTGAAATCAGATTCTGAAGATGGATCAGCAAAAAGAGAAACAGACGAAGTGGGTTCCAAAACAACTGAATCCAGCACCAAAGAGCCTGGTGTATCACAAAGTTGTACTAGCACTCCCGAACCAGACTATGGAGCTGAAACATCTGGCTATATAAGTTTGAGCAGATCAGATGACAAAAGTGAGAAGGCAAAGTCTCGTAAACCGCACTCTAGTTCCAGCTCCAGCTCAAGCTCCAGCGACTCTGTCTAG
- the LOC127788628 gene encoding uncharacterized protein LOC127788628 isoform X2, translating into MGPEMFRFGVQMRKVVILSIRTCFRSVRNHPFLVAVMFMLFLLYRSFPFLFSLLVSASPVLVCTAILLGTLLSFGQPNIPEIEKEEKVTHEIVSLKTGTQSDASVVERDESFAVERYTSKKRDLDENSIGEASSVGDMVSEVNRSDSGLVYSAALIHENSREIQFEKKVIDEGERELSDSGFERKAEMSEEKLDKRVILENQYSQIRSVEDENGYLSNDRSPVGSIDSRMADRADSTPGSLWKRVDDEEEVDDGSSETGSDRAESSSPDASMADIIPMLDELHPLLDEDVPQPVHVSHDGSDAGSEQLQKSSNGTNESDEDSENHEEEVGDEHDDGDEEEEERCDGKDVATKSAITWTEDDQKNLMDLGTSELERNQRLENLIARRRARRMMTEKNLIDLDSTDLPFNIAPISTIRRNPFDLPYDSNDNMGLPPIPGSAPSILLQRRNPFDIPYDSSEEKPDLTGDSFQQEFTTFAPKEMLFRRHESFNVGPSLFGPPRQEKQEIKLKPYFVAEKFVSEGTSYSSFQRQMSDLSESKVSSVPETDSVCSVGDQDDKKLSEGDFSQEAELMSDVENPAEHVGHGSESSEDFDVVELGQVENTGIEHDELEIKLGDVENHPEVVSDFFGARDEANLGEHDTAESHLTALADEVNYSSRSSSSSLSEVHERIFDEKENEGHKRMFDEKENEVDEKIFKEKENDVSSGMETKTVTITESSISIQSLLEELDINAAVGLVVGSQPKEPVYDLSPQAVQKNLLSSSISSNMQVETSEKSFTPILLERTVSFGDKEPEVSNQSIKMDSPSNNQISVDSSQVHLEDNSDKESEVINQSIKVDNPSSEQISGDLSQVHPEDKYEQSTSVVTEKAEDVILNHGFSRDGQNLDTANASIVPEFLAESVSNNLNPSSDSEAVEDHLIYQDGSYHHEQVPSSSINIDTDVATDKVEGDNVDSVALNSEYKSSGDLTSTIMNNEQPMVVSEQVSDIHPVASSCENECIEEHPVNKEVVLQVTQDQIHSSSSDANFHVGILQDANDDILSTHSESVSEVKPVYELDKAQPSSDKAVVEFSSENHHELDESIIHVMHTVEVGADSNFDASEVQPNEVSSSVCSLLTHEPSFLTSEVSESRSTTALVDLNDSTLDLIENPDYGLKVKTFNFLVEAIGSEVQEQAFIEEEDEIKEIDEGLLVELDSVGDFSVKNLGSNLDEIESNRLPGGEINSEMPLVEARSMNDIDSIFKNTSPLMKIEAEVTQQGQIKEESNSVMPSPETRSLEGVDASCRQISEEETKMPVVVESLNAKLIPEGTQTVRSDHGSSHKDSDMTATEMELSVVEARSIEDIEFSFKQLHNIEGESISSSVDDRPTYVEPMDPAKPNSDLHVERERIMSPVDYSSSVVEQEDPTETNPDLHAFEVRSLEDADMALKLSSNDNIDRLLKSDSEDGSAKRETDEVGSKTTESSTKEPGVSQSCTSTPEPDYGAETSGYISLSRSDDKSEKAKSRKPHSSSSSSSSSSDSV; encoded by the exons ATGGGTCCTGAGATGTTCAGGTTTGGAGTTCAAATGAGAAAAGTCGTGATCTTGTCGATCAGAACTTGTTTTCGATCAGTTCGGAATCATCCATTTCTTGTTGCTGTGatgtttatgttgtttttaCTGTACAGATCGTTTCCCTTTCTGTTTTCCCTTTTAGTTTCAGCTTCGCCTGTTCTTGTTTGCACTGCTATTTTGCTTGGAACTCTTTTGAGTTTCGGGCAGCCAAATATACCCGAAattgagaaggaagagaaggtgACTCATGAGATTGTGTCACTTAAAACTGGGACTCAGAGTGATGCCTCTGTAGTTGAGAGAGATGAGAGCTTTGCGGTGGAGAGGTACACTTCGAAGAAGAGGGATTTAGATGAGAATTCGATTGGGGAAGCAAGTTCAGTTGGGGATATGGTCAGTGAAGTTAATAGAAGTGATAGTGGTTTGGTTTATAGTGCCGCATTGATCCATGAGAATTCCCGGGAGATTCAGTTTGAGAAGAAGGTAATTGATGAAGGGGAAAGGGAGTTAAGTGATTCAGGATTCGAAAGGAAGGCTGAAATGAGTGAAGAGAAACTTGACAAACGGGTGATTCTTGAGAATCAGTACTCTCAAATTCGTAGTGTGGAAGATGAAAATGGTTACTTGAGTAATGACAGATCACCGGTGGGATCTATAGATTCTCGGATGGCAGATCGGGCAGACTCTACCCCAGGTTCACTGTGGAAACGAGTTGATGATGAAGAGGAAGTGGATGATGGGTCTTCAGAAACGGGGTCTGATCGGGCTGAGAGTTCTTCGCCTGATGCTTCGATGGCTGACATCATTCCAATGCTTGATGAGCTCCACCCTCTTTTAGATGAAGACGTTCCTCAACCTGTTCATGTGTCTCATGATGGCTCCGATGCTGGTTCGGAGCAGCTCCAGAAATCTAGCAATGGCACCAATGAATCTGATGAGGATAGTGAAAACCATGAAGAGGAAGTTGGTGATGAACATGATGATGGGgatgaagaggaggaagaaagatgtGATGGCAAAGATGTTGCAACAAAATCTGCAATTACCTGGACAGAGGATGACCAGAAGAATCTCATGGATTTGGGGACTTCTGAGTTGGAAAGGAACCAACGATTGGAGAATCTTATAGCCAGAAGAAGGGCACGAAGGATGATGACTGAGAAGAACTTGATAGACTTAGATAGTACTGATCTTCCCTTCAATATCGCGCCTATTTCAACTATAAGACGTAATCCTTTCGATCTTCCTTATGATTCTAATGACAACATGGGGTTACCGCCCATTCCAGGGTCTGCCCCTTCCATCTTGTTACAAAGACGAAACCCATTTGATATTCCTTATGACTCGAGTGAAGAGAAGCCTGATCTTACTGGAGATAGTTTTCAACAAGAGTTTACTACATTTGCTCCTAAGGAGATGCTCTTCCGCAGGCATGAAAGTTTTAATGTGGGACCATCGCTGTTTGGGCCTCCCAGGCAGGAGAAGCAAGAGATCAAGCTAAAACCTTATTTTGTAGCAGAAAAGTTTGTTTCAGAAGGGACAAGCTATTCCTCCTTCCAAAGACAAATGAGTGATCTTAGTGAGTCCAAAGTGAGTTCTGTTCCTGAAACGGATTCTGTGTGTTCTGTTGGGGACCAGGACGATAAGAAGCTTTCTGAAGGTGATTTTTCTCAGGAAGCAGAGTTGATGTCTGATGTAGAGAACCCTGCTGAGCATGTTGGACATGGAAGtgaatcctctgaagattttgATGTTGTGGAATTAGGCCAAGTTGAGAATACAGGCATTGAACATGATgagctggaaattaaattgggggATGTTGAAAATCATCCTGAAGTGGTGTCTGACTTTTTCGGGGCAAGAGATGAAGCTAATCTTGGAGAACATGACACAGCTGAAAGTCATTTGACTGCATTAGCTGATGAGGTTAATTACAGTAGTAGATCAAGCTCATCGTCATTGTCAGAAGTACATGAAAGGATCTTTGATgagaaggaaaatgaaggaCACAAAAGGATGTTTGATGAGAAAGAGAATGAAGTGGATGAAAAGATCtttaaggagaaagaaaatgatgtaTCCTCAGGCATGGAGACTAAAACAGTAACTATTACTGAGAGTAGCATATCAATTCAATCTTTGTTGGAAGAGTTAGACATCAATGCTGCTGTAGGCTTGGTGGTTGGCAGTCAACCAAAGGAGCCTGTTTATGACTTGAGCCCGCAGGCAGTTCAGAAGAATCTCTTGTCTTCGTCCATTTCCTCCAACATGCAAGTAGAAACATCTGAAAAGTCCTTTACACCAATATTGCTTGAAAGAACAGTGTCTTTTGGAGATAAGGAACCTGAAGTGAGTAATCAGAGCATAAAAATGGATTCTCCTAGCAACAACCAGATTTCGGTAGACTCATCACAGGTACATCTAGAGGATAATTCAGATAAAGAATCTGAAGTGATTAATCAGAGCATAAAAGTGGATAATCCTAGCAGTGAACAGATTTCAGGAGACTTATCGCAAGTACATCCAGAGGATAAATATGAGCAAAGTACAAGTGTAGTAACAGAGAAAGCTGAGGATGTTATTTTGAATCATGGGTTCTCTAGAGACGGCCAAAACTTGGACACGGCAAATGCATCAATAGTTCCAGAATTTCTTGCTGAGTCtgtttcaaataatttaaatccaTCTTCAGACTCTGAAGCAGTGGAGGACCATCTGATTTATCAAGATGGAAGTTATCATCACGAACAAGTACCCTCATCGAGCATTAATATAGATACTGATGTTGCCACTGACAAAGTTGAGGGTGACAATGTGGATTCTGTGGCTCTTAATTCTGAGTACAAGTCTTCTGGAGATTTGACTTCCACTATTATGAATAATGAACAGCCTATGGTGGTTTCTGAGCAAGTTTCTGATATCCATCCTGTTGCATCTTCTTGTGAAAATGAATGCATAGAAGAGCATCCAGTCAATAAAGAAGTAGTTCTTCAGGTTACACAAGATCAAATCCACTCATCAAGCTCTGATGCAAATTTCCATGTTGGCATCCTCCAAGATGCAAATGATGATATATTGTCCACACATTCAGAATCTGTTTCTGAAGTAAAGCCTGTGTATGAGTTGGATAAAGCACAGCCCTCATCAGACAAAGCTGTGGTGGAATTTTCTTCTGAAAATCATCATGAATTG GATGAGTCAATTATCCACGTGATGCATACTGTGGAAGTTGGGGCTGACAGCAATTTTGATGCTTCTGAAGTCCAGCCAAATGAAGTTTCATCAAGTGTCTGCTCTCTTTTAACTCATGAACCTAGCTTCTTGACATCTGAGGTTTCTGAAAGCAGATCAACGACAGCTTTAGTTGATTTAAATGACAGTACCCTTGATCTGATTGAAAATCCAGACTATGGTTTGAAAGTTAagacattcaattttttagtggAAGCAATTGGTTCCGAGGTTCAGGAGCAGGCCTTCATTGAAGAGGAAGATGAGATCAAGGAGATAGATGAAGGGTTATTGGTGGAACTGGATTCTGTTGGAGACTTTAGTGTTAAAAATTTGGGATCAAACTTGGATGAGATTGAAAGTAACAGGCTTCCTGGTGGAGAGATAAACTCTGAGATGCCTCTTGTTGAAGCACGATCAATGAATGATATTGATTCCATTTTTAAGAACACCAGCCCACTAATGAAAATTGAAGCTGAAGTTACACAGCAGGGTCAAATTAAGGAAGAGAGCAATTCTGTAATGCCATCACCTGAAACAAGGTCCCTTGAAGGTGTTGATGCATCTTGCAGGCAAATCAGTGAAGAAGAAACCAAAATGCCTGTTGTTGTGGAGTCGCTTAATGCTAAGCTGATACCTGAAGGAACACAGACTGTGCGTTCTGACCATGGGTCATCCCACAAAGATTCAGACATGACAGCGACCGAGATGGAGTTGTCCGTTGTTGAAGCAAGATCAATAGAGGATATTGAGTTTTCCTTTAAACAGCTCCATAACATTGAGGGAGAGAGTATTTCCAGTTCAGTTGATGATAGGCCCACTTATGTAGAACCCATGGACCCGGCAAAACCCAATTCAGACCTGCATGTTGAAAGAGAAAGAATCATGAGTCCAGTTGATTACAGTTCCAGTGTTGTAGAACAAGAGGATCCAACAGAAACCAATCCAGACTTGCATGCTTTTGAAGTAAGATCGCTTGAAGATGCTGATATGGCTCTAAAGCTATCCTCAAATGATAACATAGACAGGCTGCTGAAATCAGATTCTGAAGATGGATCAGCAAAAAGAGAAACAGACGAAGTGGGTTCCAAAACAACTGAATCCAGCACCAAAGAGCCTGGTGTATCACAAAGTTGTACTAGCACTCCCGAACCAGACTATGGAGCTGAAACATCTGGCTATATAAGTTTGAGCAGATCAGATGACAAAAGTGAGAAGGCAAAGTCTCGTAAACCGCACTCTAGTTCCAGCTCCAGCTCAAGCTCCAGCGACTCTGTCTAG